From Pseudomonas sp. stari2, a single genomic window includes:
- a CDS encoding YhcG family protein, which produces MSQLEPSEAQDPKLDSLLGDLGDLIRQARQKVLRTVDTIQVQTCWQIGRHIVEFEQQGARRAGYGKQLLATLAKELTADFGKGFDSSNLRYMRLFYQAFPIRDALRHELSWTHYRKLLGIESEPARQWYMNEAAAQNWSSRALDRQINTLYYERLLMSQDRTDVYAEAATNIAAMINNPREFIRDPVLLEFLGLPSPGKLQESELEQALIDQLQGFLLELGKGFAFVGRQQRISAGDDDFYIDLVFYNYLLKCFVILDLKRGKLSARDVGQMDMYIRMYDDLKRSEGDGPTVGIILCAQQNESVARYTILKGNEQLFASSYKLVLPSEEELRAELNREQRFLDERLTDQPDD; this is translated from the coding sequence ATGAGCCAACTTGAACCTTCTGAAGCGCAAGATCCGAAACTCGATTCGTTGCTGGGCGACCTTGGCGACCTGATTCGTCAGGCACGCCAAAAAGTGCTGCGAACGGTCGACACGATTCAGGTCCAGACCTGCTGGCAGATCGGGCGGCATATTGTCGAGTTCGAACAACAGGGAGCCCGGCGGGCCGGGTATGGAAAACAGCTTCTGGCTACGTTGGCCAAGGAGCTGACTGCGGATTTTGGAAAAGGCTTCGATTCTTCCAACCTTCGCTACATGCGCTTGTTTTATCAAGCATTTCCAATTCGTGACGCACTGCGTCACGAATTGAGCTGGACCCACTACCGCAAGCTATTGGGGATTGAAAGCGAACCGGCCCGGCAGTGGTACATGAACGAAGCAGCTGCACAAAACTGGTCAAGCCGCGCCCTGGATCGCCAAATCAACACGCTTTACTACGAACGTCTGTTGATGAGCCAAGACAGGACCGACGTCTATGCAGAGGCAGCGACCAACATCGCCGCGATGATAAACAATCCTCGGGAATTCATCCGCGACCCCGTCCTTCTGGAATTTCTCGGCCTGCCCTCACCGGGCAAACTTCAGGAGTCCGAACTGGAACAGGCCTTGATCGATCAGCTCCAGGGTTTTCTCCTCGAATTGGGCAAGGGCTTCGCTTTTGTCGGACGTCAGCAACGCATCAGCGCTGGAGACGATGATTTTTACATTGACCTGGTGTTCTACAACTACCTGCTCAAATGCTTCGTTATCCTCGATTTGAAGCGCGGCAAACTCAGCGCCCGGGACGTGGGCCAGATGGACATGTACATCCGCATGTACGACGACCTGAAACGCAGCGAGGGTGATGGGCCGACGGTGGGGATCATCCTCTGCGCACAGCAAAATGAATCGGTTGCGCGCTACACAATCCTCAAGGGCAATGAACAACTGTTCGCCAGCAGCTACAAACTGGTGCTGCCGAGTGAGGAGGAATTGCGAGCGGAACTGAACCGGGAACAGAGGTTTCTCGACGAGCGCCTGACCGATCAGCCGGATGATTAA
- a CDS encoding oxidative damage protection protein translates to MTRTVMCRKYKEQLEGLERPPYPGAKGQDIFEHVSAKAWADWQKHQTLLINEKRLNMMNAEDRKYLQGEMDKYFSGEEYAQAEGYVPPAE, encoded by the coding sequence ATGACCCGCACCGTAATGTGCCGCAAGTACAAAGAACAACTCGAAGGTCTGGAGCGCCCACCGTACCCGGGCGCCAAGGGCCAGGACATCTTCGAACACGTCTCGGCCAAGGCCTGGGCCGACTGGCAGAAACACCAGACCCTGCTGATCAACGAAAAACGCCTGAACATGATGAACGCCGAAGACCGCAAATATCTGCAGGGCGAAATGGACAAGTACTTCTCCGGCGAGGAATACGCCCAGGCCGAAGGCTACGTTCCGCCAGCGGAATAA
- the mutY gene encoding A/G-specific adenine glycosylase, producing MRAEQFSTAVLEWFDRHGRHDLPWQQNINPYRVWVSEIMLQQTQVSTVLNYFDRFMAALPTVEALAEAPEDEVLHLWTGLGYYTRARNLQKTAKIVVSQYGGEFPRDVEKLTDLPGIGLSTAGAIASISMGLRAPILDGNVKRVLARFTAQEGYPGEPKVAKQLWANAERFTPQDRVNAYTQAMMDLGATLCTRSKPSCLLCPLKKGCEAHLLGLETRYPIPKPRKAIPQKRTLMPLLANEDGAILLYRRPSSGLWGGLWSLPELDDLDDLQHLAAQHSLELGEQQALPSLVHTFSHFQLSIEPWLVQVQEAGGHVAEADWLWYNLATPPRLGLAAPVKTLLERAAAVLNAGEST from the coding sequence ATGAGAGCGGAGCAGTTTTCCACGGCGGTACTGGAATGGTTCGACCGCCACGGCCGCCATGATTTGCCCTGGCAACAGAACATCAACCCGTATCGGGTGTGGGTGTCCGAGATCATGTTGCAGCAGACCCAGGTCAGCACCGTGCTCAATTACTTCGACCGGTTCATGGCCGCGCTGCCGACGGTCGAGGCCCTGGCCGAAGCCCCGGAGGACGAAGTGCTGCACCTGTGGACGGGCCTGGGTTACTACACTCGCGCGCGCAATTTGCAGAAGACCGCGAAGATCGTCGTCAGCCAGTACGGCGGCGAATTTCCCCGGGATGTCGAGAAGCTCACGGACTTGCCGGGCATCGGCCTGTCTACCGCTGGCGCGATTGCCAGCATCAGCATGGGCCTGCGCGCGCCGATCCTCGACGGCAACGTCAAACGGGTGCTGGCGCGTTTTACAGCGCAAGAAGGCTATCCGGGCGAGCCGAAGGTCGCCAAACAGCTGTGGGCCAACGCAGAGCGCTTCACGCCGCAGGATCGGGTCAACGCCTACACCCAGGCGATGATGGATCTGGGCGCCACGCTGTGCACCCGCAGCAAACCGAGCTGCCTGCTGTGCCCGCTGAAAAAGGGTTGCGAAGCGCACCTGCTTGGCCTGGAGACCCGTTACCCGATTCCAAAGCCACGCAAGGCCATCCCGCAGAAACGCACGCTGATGCCGCTGCTGGCCAACGAGGATGGCGCGATTCTGCTTTATCGCCGCCCGTCCAGCGGATTGTGGGGCGGTTTGTGGAGCCTGCCGGAACTCGACGACCTCGACGACCTGCAACACCTCGCCGCACAGCACTCGCTGGAACTGGGTGAGCAGCAGGCGCTGCCGAGCCTCGTCCACACATTCAGCCACTTCCAGCTGTCCATCGAACCCTGGCTGGTCCAGGTGCAGGAAGCCGGCGGTCACGTGGCCGAGGCCGACTGGCTCTGGTATAACCTCGCCACCCCGCCGCGCCTGGGCCTCGCCGCCCCGGTCAAGACCTTGCTCGAACGCGCGGCCGCCGTCTTGAATGCAGGAGAGTCGACATGA
- a CDS encoding AsmA family protein yields MKAFGKILGLVILGLLLIIVAAGFALTHFFDPNDYKNEIRQIARDKAHIELTLNGDIGWSLFPWLGLELHEASVATLIKPDEPYADLQMLGLSVRVLPLLRREVQMSDVRVEGLNLRLNRDKNGHGNWEDIGKLPTAAPAPGSTPPATAGEPVAETPAQPEKPPQPIRLDIDSLTVNNARVEYNDEQTGKQFSAESIQLSTGAVHDSTNIPLKATAFLSTNQPVLRVRTELNGELRIERALQRYKFEDLKLSGELTGDPLQGKAMTFSAQGQMLLDKAANVAEWTGIKISANQLRALGELKANDLDKTPQITGAISIAQFDLAKFVDSIGQTLPAMAEGSLSKVELVSRVAATPTSLALDNINLKLDDSSFSGRIAVEDFAKQSLRAILKADTFNVDRYLPPKSEKAASATQARQTEVASTEADAMAGAGSTPLPDKPSKSAWSTERLFPVERLSKLDVNADLTFGQLTLDKLPIQNAALKASGQGGLLTLENLRGELYNGDFEAKGTLDVRQTTPVLNLQTRINRVPVEKILESQGKNPPVKGLVNLTSTVTGSGNSQQALIDTLNGNASFVINNGVLLNANLEQQLCKGIATLNRKSLSGEPRGKDTPFQELKGNLTFRNGVANNPDLKVRIPGMTVNGDGDIDLKVLGMDYRVGIIVEGDTSAMPDPACQVGEKFVGIEWPLRCRGPLELGAKACRVDNERLGQVATKMAGDKLSEKIDEKLGDKVSPELKNALKGLFKR; encoded by the coding sequence ATGAAAGCGTTCGGCAAAATCCTGGGTCTGGTAATTCTCGGGCTGTTGCTGATCATTGTGGCGGCGGGCTTCGCCCTGACCCACTTCTTCGATCCCAACGACTACAAAAACGAGATCCGCCAGATAGCCCGCGACAAGGCCCACATCGAGCTGACGCTCAATGGCGATATCGGCTGGAGCCTGTTCCCGTGGCTCGGCCTGGAATTGCACGAGGCCAGCGTCGCCACCCTGATCAAGCCTGACGAGCCGTATGCCGATCTGCAGATGCTCGGTCTGTCGGTGCGCGTGCTGCCGCTGCTGCGCCGCGAAGTGCAGATGAGCGATGTGCGCGTCGAAGGCCTGAACCTGCGTCTGAACCGCGACAAGAACGGCCACGGCAACTGGGAAGACATCGGCAAGCTGCCGACTGCCGCCCCTGCGCCGGGCAGCACCCCGCCAGCTACCGCCGGCGAACCGGTCGCCGAAACGCCTGCCCAGCCGGAAAAGCCGCCGCAGCCGATCCGCCTCGACATCGACAGCCTGACGGTCAACAACGCCCGGGTTGAATACAACGATGAGCAGACCGGCAAACAGTTCAGCGCCGAAAGCATCCAGCTGAGCACCGGTGCGGTGCACGATTCGACCAACATTCCGCTGAAAGCCACGGCGTTCCTCAGCACCAATCAGCCCGTGCTGCGGGTGCGCACCGAGCTCAATGGCGAACTGCGCATCGAGCGCGCCCTTCAACGCTACAAGTTCGAAGATCTTAAGCTGTCCGGCGAACTGACCGGCGACCCGCTGCAAGGCAAAGCCATGACGTTCTCCGCCCAAGGGCAGATGTTGCTCGACAAGGCCGCGAACGTCGCCGAATGGACCGGGATCAAGATCTCCGCCAACCAGTTGCGCGCACTGGGCGAACTGAAGGCCAACGATCTGGACAAGACCCCGCAGATCACTGGTGCGATTTCCATTGCCCAGTTCGATCTGGCCAAGTTCGTCGACAGCATCGGCCAGACCCTGCCGGCCATGGCCGAAGGCAGCCTGAGCAAGGTCGAACTGGTCAGCCGTGTCGCCGCCACACCGACCAGCCTGGCGCTGGACAACATCAACCTGAAACTCGACGACAGCAGCTTCAGCGGTCGCATCGCCGTCGAAGACTTCGCCAAGCAATCGCTGCGAGCGATCCTCAAGGCTGACACCTTCAACGTTGACCGCTACCTGCCGCCGAAATCGGAAAAAGCCGCCAGCGCCACCCAGGCGCGGCAGACCGAAGTCGCCAGCACCGAAGCCGATGCCATGGCCGGCGCCGGCAGCACTCCGCTGCCGGACAAACCGAGCAAAAGCGCCTGGAGCACCGAGCGCCTGTTCCCGGTGGAGCGCCTGAGCAAACTGGACGTGAACGCCGACCTGACCTTCGGCCAGTTGACCCTCGATAAATTGCCGATCCAGAACGCTGCACTGAAAGCCTCCGGCCAGGGCGGCCTGCTGACCCTGGAGAACCTTCGCGGCGAGTTGTACAACGGCGACTTCGAAGCCAAGGGCACGCTGGACGTGCGCCAGACGACACCAGTGCTGAATCTGCAAACCCGGATCAACCGGGTGCCGGTGGAAAAAATCCTCGAAAGCCAAGGCAAGAACCCACCGGTCAAAGGCCTGGTGAACCTCACCAGTACCGTCACCGGCAGCGGCAACAGCCAACAGGCACTGATCGACACCCTCAACGGCAACGCCAGTTTCGTGATCAACAACGGCGTGCTGCTCAATGCCAACCTTGAACAGCAACTGTGCAAAGGCATCGCCACCCTCAACCGCAAATCCCTGAGCGGCGAACCGCGCGGCAAGGACACGCCGTTCCAGGAGCTCAAGGGCAACCTGACCTTCCGCAACGGCGTCGCCAACAACCCGGATCTGAAAGTGCGCATCCCGGGCATGACCGTCAACGGCGACGGCGACATCGACCTGAAAGTGCTGGGCATGGACTATCGCGTCGGCATCATCGTCGAAGGCGACACCAGCGCCATGCCGGACCCGGCCTGCCAGGTCGGCGAGAAGTTCGTCGGCATCGAATGGCCGCTGCGCTGCCGTGGCCCGCTGGAACTGGGCGCCAAGGCCTGCCGCGTAGACAACGAGCGCCTGGGCCAGGTCGCGACCAAAATGGCCGGCGACAAGCTCAGTGAAAAAATCGACGAAAAACTGGGCGACAAAGTCAGCCCGGAACTGAAAAACGCATTGAAGGGGCTGTTCAAGCGATGA
- a CDS encoding OFA family MFS transporter, producing the protein MSTSITADGLSAAQPAFLSKERIIAKPGFNRWLVPPAALAIHLCIGMAYGFSVFWLPLSKALGITAPVACAPDMSFIAQVFSSQCDWPISMLGWIYTLFFIFLGCSAAIWGGWLEHAGPRKAGVVSALCWCGGLLISALGIYTHQIWLMWIGSGVIGGIGLGLGYISPVSTLIKWFPDKRGMATGMAIMGFGGGAMVGAPLATALMSHFASPTGVGVWQSFVAMAAIYFVFMIGGALAYRVPPTGWKPEGWTAPAKKASNAMITHRHVHVNVAWKTPQFRLVWLVLCLNVSAGIGILGMASPLLQEVFGGKLIGVDLPFGQLDAGQLASIAAIAAGFTGLLSLFNIGGRFFWASFSDYLGRKNTYFVFFALGFALYALIPNLGHLGNVALFVAAFCIILSMYGGGFATVPAYLADLFGTQMVGAIHGRLLTAWAAAGVLGPVLVNYLREYQLSIGVERAAAYDITLYILAGLLVLGFLCNLLVRPVADKYFMTDAELAAEQALGHDKGADSSTVLEWKAAPGSKPLAIAAWLVVGIPLAWGVWVTLQKTAVLFH; encoded by the coding sequence ATGAGCACAAGCATCACGGCGGACGGCCTCAGCGCCGCCCAGCCTGCATTCCTGTCCAAGGAACGCATCATCGCCAAACCCGGTTTCAACCGCTGGCTGGTACCACCGGCCGCTCTGGCCATCCACTTGTGCATCGGCATGGCCTACGGTTTCTCGGTGTTCTGGCTGCCGCTGTCCAAGGCACTCGGCATCACCGCGCCGGTGGCTTGCGCGCCGGACATGAGCTTCATCGCACAGGTTTTCTCGTCGCAATGCGACTGGCCGATCTCCATGCTCGGCTGGATCTACACCCTGTTCTTCATCTTCCTCGGCTGCTCGGCAGCGATCTGGGGTGGCTGGCTCGAACACGCAGGGCCACGCAAGGCCGGCGTTGTATCGGCACTGTGCTGGTGCGGCGGTCTGCTGATTTCCGCGCTGGGTATTTATACCCACCAGATCTGGCTGATGTGGATCGGCTCCGGCGTGATCGGCGGTATCGGTCTGGGTCTGGGCTATATCTCGCCGGTCTCGACTCTGATCAAGTGGTTCCCGGACAAGCGTGGCATGGCCACCGGCATGGCGATCATGGGCTTCGGTGGTGGCGCGATGGTCGGTGCTCCACTGGCAACTGCTCTGATGAGCCATTTCGCTTCGCCGACTGGCGTGGGCGTATGGCAGAGCTTCGTGGCCATGGCCGCGATCTATTTCGTGTTCATGATCGGTGGTGCACTGGCTTACCGCGTGCCGCCAACCGGCTGGAAGCCTGAGGGCTGGACCGCTCCGGCGAAGAAAGCCTCGAATGCGATGATCACCCACCGTCACGTTCACGTGAATGTGGCGTGGAAAACCCCGCAATTCCGTCTGGTGTGGCTGGTGCTGTGCCTGAACGTGTCCGCCGGTATCGGCATCCTCGGCATGGCTTCGCCACTGTTGCAGGAAGTGTTCGGTGGAAAATTGATCGGTGTCGATCTGCCGTTCGGTCAGCTGGACGCCGGGCAACTGGCCTCGATCGCAGCGATTGCGGCCGGTTTCACCGGTCTGCTGAGCCTGTTCAACATCGGCGGTCGTTTCTTCTGGGCGTCGTTCTCGGACTATCTGGGCCGCAAGAACACTTACTTCGTGTTCTTTGCACTGGGTTTTGCGCTGTACGCGTTGATCCCGAACCTCGGTCACCTGGGCAACGTTGCGCTGTTCGTGGCGGCGTTTTGCATCATCCTGTCGATGTACGGCGGTGGTTTTGCAACCGTTCCGGCCTATCTGGCGGACCTGTTCGGCACGCAAATGGTCGGCGCGATCCACGGTCGTCTGCTGACCGCCTGGGCCGCCGCTGGCGTGCTGGGTCCGGTGCTGGTGAACTACCTGCGTGAGTATCAGTTGAGCATCGGTGTTGAACGCGCCGCTGCTTACGACATCACCCTGTACATCCTCGCCGGCCTGCTGGTGCTGGGTTTCCTGTGCAACCTGCTGGTGCGCCCGGTAGCGGACAAGTACTTCATGACCGACGCCGAACTGGCCGCCGAGCAGG